The Marasmius oreades isolate 03SP1 chromosome 11, whole genome shotgun sequence genome includes a region encoding these proteins:
- a CDS encoding uncharacterized protein (BUSCO:EOG0926306O): MGKRKSAFSGLGRFVQSLQDPVKEREIIDLSNPQSGRNDDYPGQVDAGSNLSWVKKYDMTGLVPHYRNPEDVPDALRKYFFQRARFFSLYSTPPGCLLDEEGWYSVTPEFIADQIAERCRCDTILDAFCGVGGNAIAFAKTCQRVIALDTSPTRLALARHNAQIYGVAQHIEFILSDYITFAESYISRSSTSSKRKIDVVFLSPPWGGPSYISDSSPNDSDLLEESPEVHPTYPLSSIQPIHGANLFHLSRQITPNIAYYLPRNSDLNEIGALLEDPKQLVGDVQEFIEVEEEWMGDKLKALTCYFGGLVGGQGDLFEQI; this comes from the exons ATGGGCAAACGGAAATCCGCCTTCAGTGGACTTGGTCGTTTCGTTCAAAGCCTTCAAGATCCTGTcaaagaaagggaaatcaTCGATCTGTCCAATCCACAATCTGGGCGTAACGACGATTATCCTGGACAGGTCGATGCCGGTTCTAATCTTTCTTGGGTCAAAAAATATGACATGACGGGTCTGGTGCCACATTATCGAAATCCAGAGGACGTTCCCGATGCTCTGAGAAAAT ATTTTTTCCAAAGAGCAAGATTTTTCTCGCTTTACTCTACACCGCCTGGATGTTTACTTGACGAAGAAGGGTGGTACAGTGTCACACCGGAGTTCATAGCAGATCAAATTGCTGAACGCTGTCGGTGTGATACAATATTGGATGCTTTTTGCGGGGTCGGTGGAAATGCTATCGCCTTTGCGAAAACCTGCCAGCGTG TAATAGCCTTGGACACCTCTCCTACGCGCCTCGCTCTTGCAAGACACAACGCGCAGATATATGGCGTCGCGCAACATATCGAATTTATTCTGAGCGACTATATCACGTTCGCCGAGTCTTATATCTCTCGGTCGAGCACCTCATCAAAACGAAAAATCGACGTCGTATTTCTCAGCCCACCCTGGGGTGGCCCTTCTTATATATCCGATTCTAGCCCCAACGACAGCGATCTACTAGAAGAAAGCCCTGAGGTTCACCCCACCTACCCGCTTTCCTCCATACAACCCATTCACGGAGCAAATCTATTTCACCTCTCACGTCAAATCACGCCAAACATCGCATATTATCTTCCGCGAAACAGTGACCTCAACGAGATTGGGGCCCTACTTGAAGACCCCAAGCAACTCGTTGGTGATGTGCAGGAATTTATTGAGGTCGAAGAAGAGTGGATGGGGGATAAATTGAAAGCGTTGACTTGTTATTTCGGCGGACTTGTCGGGGGGCAAGGGGATTTGTTCGAGCAGATCTAG